In the genome of Halostella limicola, one region contains:
- a CDS encoding substrate-binding domain-containing protein: protein MAGNSENTGRRSGVSRRTFVKAAGASGVATGLAGCIYGDDGGGDGNTVVWGYDPTAVQEASEDIKQLYHDNGLSDDITIEFRAGANDTGARRSNYVELLNAGETEPDLMLMDNGWVNVFIQNGLIANLSEELDESELQTIEDQFFEGFTATARDPNSGDLFGVPYFPDFPTMQYRKDFARQAGYSDSDFEQWATEPMTWEEWSHLTKEITENSDAQFGLATQWANYNGTSCCTFNEVMSSWGGAYFGGRDNLFGPVGERPVTVNEPEVINSLRMMRTFTEGVDQNFQNYATNIAPSEITSWQEEDARQRILNGEAVMQRNWPYAINLNAGELGTDAYGAMPIPYAVPESEAAQPGTGGTTSALGGWHIVLNPNSENKEAALEVMRTAMKDDTYLGMLELWGWLPPKPELFESETATNIEPMGQYMDTLKLAGENVMPRPVTQVWPNEASVIAQQANTTVAGSKSASQAMADLQSELEDIESG from the coding sequence ATGGCTGGCAATAGCGAGAACACGGGGCGACGCAGCGGCGTCTCCCGACGCACGTTCGTGAAGGCTGCAGGGGCATCGGGCGTCGCAACGGGGTTGGCCGGGTGTATCTACGGCGACGACGGCGGCGGCGACGGGAACACCGTCGTCTGGGGATACGACCCGACCGCGGTGCAGGAGGCGTCCGAGGACATCAAACAACTGTACCACGACAACGGACTCAGCGACGACATCACGATCGAGTTCCGCGCCGGCGCGAACGACACCGGCGCGCGTCGGAGCAACTACGTGGAACTCCTCAACGCCGGCGAGACCGAACCCGACCTGATGCTGATGGACAACGGCTGGGTGAACGTCTTCATTCAGAACGGCCTCATCGCGAACCTGAGCGAGGAACTCGACGAAAGCGAACTCCAGACCATCGAGGACCAGTTCTTCGAGGGGTTCACCGCCACGGCACGTGACCCGAATAGCGGTGACCTGTTCGGGGTACCGTACTTCCCCGACTTCCCGACGATGCAGTACCGGAAGGACTTCGCCAGACAGGCCGGATACTCCGACTCCGACTTCGAGCAGTGGGCGACCGAGCCGATGACCTGGGAGGAGTGGTCGCATCTCACCAAGGAGATAACGGAGAACTCCGACGCCCAGTTCGGCTTAGCCACGCAGTGGGCGAACTACAACGGCACCTCCTGCTGTACGTTCAACGAGGTGATGTCCTCCTGGGGCGGGGCGTACTTCGGCGGCCGGGACAACCTCTTCGGGCCGGTCGGCGAGCGGCCAGTCACCGTCAACGAGCCGGAAGTGATCAACTCGCTGCGGATGATGCGCACGTTCACCGAGGGCGTGGACCAGAACTTCCAGAACTACGCCACCAACATCGCTCCATCCGAGATAACGTCCTGGCAGGAGGAGGACGCCCGTCAGCGGATCCTCAACGGAGAAGCGGTGATGCAGCGTAACTGGCCGTACGCCATCAACCTCAACGCCGGCGAACTCGGGACGGACGCCTACGGCGCGATGCCGATACCCTACGCCGTCCCCGAGAGCGAAGCGGCCCAACCGGGCACCGGAGGGACCACCTCCGCGCTCGGCGGATGGCACATCGTCCTCAATCCGAACTCCGAGAACAAGGAGGCGGCGCTGGAGGTCATGCGGACGGCGATGAAAGACGACACCTACCTCGGTATGCTGGAGCTGTGGGGTTGGCTTCCGCCGAAGCCCGAACTGTTCGAGTCGGAGACGGCCACCAACATCGAACCCATGGGGCAGTACATGGACACGCTGAAGCTCGCCGGCGAGAACGTGATGCCTCGTCCCGTAACCCAGGTGTGGCCGAACGAGGCGAGCGTCATCGCCCAGCAGGCGAACACCACGGTCGCGGGTTCGAAGAGCGCTTCTCAGGCGATGGCGGACCTGCAAAGTGAGCTCGAGGACATCGAGAGTGGGTAA
- a CDS encoding carbohydrate ABC transporter permease, with amino-acid sequence MSAEGPQGATARESRQSGPMASAVRWMENLGETGFAYLLLTPVFILLGAMALYPLLRTFELSLYTNIIGTGDPEWVGLQHYVNLFTGEANRYFGGPRFLWGEVTLQSSFPFIHVQGLLSSALAVTLIFAAVSVFFETLIGFGQALVLDQDFYGRRWVRVAIIIPWAIPIVIQGMIFYLMFHPSAGFATQFLAPYGIVAARNTLNDPASGLLIVIVADIWKTSAFMALLILAGLQSIDRSLYDVARVAGATRWQQFKLITFPLILPTLGVAVLFRTIQAMRVYGLIDVSSDCTVVPSLSCIVVSTFTTQRGLASAVAFVTAGVIAIAVAGVIYQQYREGF; translated from the coding sequence ATGAGCGCCGAAGGACCACAGGGGGCTACCGCCCGCGAATCCCGGCAGTCCGGGCCGATGGCCTCGGCCGTACGCTGGATGGAGAACCTCGGGGAGACGGGGTTCGCGTACCTGCTGTTGACGCCCGTGTTCATCCTGCTGGGCGCGATGGCGCTGTACCCCCTGTTACGGACGTTCGAACTGTCGCTGTACACGAACATCATCGGCACCGGCGACCCGGAGTGGGTCGGCCTCCAGCACTACGTGAACCTGTTCACCGGCGAGGCCAACCGCTACTTCGGCGGACCGCGTTTCCTCTGGGGCGAGGTGACGCTACAGAGCTCGTTCCCGTTCATCCACGTCCAGGGACTCCTGAGTAGCGCGCTCGCGGTGACGCTCATCTTCGCCGCCGTGAGCGTCTTCTTCGAGACGCTCATCGGTTTCGGACAGGCGCTGGTACTGGATCAGGACTTCTACGGCCGGCGCTGGGTGCGCGTCGCGATCATCATCCCGTGGGCCATCCCCATCGTCATCCAGGGGATGATCTTCTACCTGATGTTCCACCCGAGCGCCGGGTTCGCGACGCAGTTCCTCGCGCCGTACGGCATCGTGGCTGCACGGAACACGCTCAACGACCCGGCGAGCGGCCTGCTCATCGTGATCGTCGCTGACATCTGGAAGACGTCGGCGTTCATGGCGCTTTTGATCCTGGCGGGGCTGCAGAGCATCGACCGGAGCCTCTACGACGTCGCGCGGGTCGCCGGCGCGACCCGCTGGCAGCAGTTCAAACTGATCACGTTCCCGCTGATCCTGCCGACGCTCGGCGTCGCCGTGCTGTTCCGGACCATTCAGGCGATGCGGGTCTACGGACTCATCGACGTCTCGTCGGACTGCACCGTGGTCCCGTCGCTGTCCTGCATCGTCGTGTCGACGTTCACGACACAGCGCGGCCTGGCATCGGCCGTCGCATTCGTCACCGCCGGCGTCATCGCGATAGCGGTGGCCGGCGTGATCTACCAGCAGTACAGGGAGGGATTCTGA
- a CDS encoding carbohydrate ABC transporter permease: MSSDTSDGPLARWTQGVVNDADKRKRLYRALFYVVTAFFLVTTLFPFYWLLVLALTPNSLITSGNWDLPFLRPQGYNWEAFIEVFQQIPFHLYIFNSFVLAIITTIIVLAIASLAGYVFGRLEFPGRGVLMLGILAISYFPPAAFLVPLFNAFTGNVVEIPFLGIELFKPPRLVNTPASMVLPFSALFMPLSIFILTTFYGQIPDGLEDAARVEGTTRLGALFRVIIPLSAPGVATAAVLTFISVYNEYFFSSIMALGNQPDQWSPLVGGILSYQTQYTTSFNLMAAASIVGVLPVVILVVVAQERIVSGLTAGALKE; encoded by the coding sequence ATGTCATCAGACACGTCCGACGGACCGCTCGCACGGTGGACACAGGGAGTCGTCAACGACGCAGACAAGCGCAAGCGGCTGTACCGTGCGCTGTTCTACGTCGTTACCGCCTTCTTCCTCGTGACGACGCTGTTCCCGTTCTACTGGCTGCTCGTGCTGGCACTGACGCCAAACAGCCTGATCACCAGCGGGAACTGGGACCTGCCGTTCCTCCGTCCGCAGGGGTACAACTGGGAGGCGTTCATCGAGGTGTTCCAGCAGATCCCGTTCCACCTCTACATCTTCAACAGCTTCGTGCTGGCGATCATCACGACGATCATCGTGCTAGCGATCGCTAGCCTCGCCGGCTACGTCTTCGGACGGCTCGAGTTCCCGGGCCGCGGGGTGTTGATGCTGGGGATCCTGGCCATCTCCTATTTCCCGCCGGCGGCGTTCCTGGTGCCGCTGTTCAACGCGTTCACCGGGAACGTCGTCGAGATACCGTTCCTCGGGATAGAGCTGTTCAAGCCCCCGCGACTGGTGAACACGCCGGCGTCGATGGTGCTACCGTTCAGCGCGCTGTTCATGCCGCTGTCGATCTTCATCCTCACCACGTTCTACGGGCAGATACCGGACGGACTGGAGGACGCCGCCCGCGTCGAAGGGACGACGCGGCTCGGCGCGCTGTTCCGGGTGATCATCCCGCTGTCGGCCCCCGGCGTGGCGACGGCGGCGGTGCTGACGTTCATCTCGGTGTACAACGAGTACTTCTTCAGTTCGATCATGGCGCTCGGCAACCAGCCTGACCAGTGGTCGCCGCTGGTCGGCGGCATCCTGAGCTACCAGACGCAGTACACCACGTCGTTCAATCTGATGGCGGCGGCGAGCATCGTCGGCGTACTCCCGGTCGTCATTCTGGTCGTCGTCGCGCAGGAGCGGATCGTCAGCGGCCTCACCGCAGGAGCACTCAAGGAGTGA
- a CDS encoding ABC transporter ATP-binding protein, with amino-acid sequence MAQVKLEHITKRYEDVTAVDDMNLELRDGEFICLVGPSGCGKSTTMEMVAGLTKPSEGNVYIGDRDVTKLPPKDRGVAMVFQNIALFPHMDVYDNISFGLRLRDYDKDEIDRRVEKASDIVQLEGMLDRMPDEMSGGQRQRVAIARAIVREPDVFLMDEPLANLDAKLRVHMRTELQRLHKELDTTIIYVTHDQAEAMTMADRIAVLDAGELQQIDPPLTCYNEPSNLFVAGFIGSPSMNFMSGTITDTGLETEYFDLDFDPATVDGIAAGQDVTMGIRPEDVYPIDTAGSLPEPTKRIGATTDVLEPMGDEIFVYLLLGDGDASMDMEGRGAGQLLMSVDPDSDVHEEEDIEVVLDRSKVHLFDSGTGEAIIHGMPSRQVTGERAGRETGETGGDV; translated from the coding sequence ATGGCACAAGTCAAACTCGAACACATCACGAAACGGTACGAGGACGTCACGGCCGTCGACGACATGAACCTCGAACTGCGAGACGGCGAGTTCATCTGTCTCGTCGGCCCGTCCGGCTGCGGCAAGTCGACCACGATGGAGATGGTCGCCGGACTGACCAAGCCCAGCGAGGGGAACGTCTACATCGGCGACAGGGACGTCACGAAACTGCCGCCGAAAGACCGGGGCGTCGCGATGGTGTTCCAAAACATCGCGCTGTTTCCCCACATGGACGTGTACGACAACATCAGCTTCGGCCTCCGCCTCCGCGACTACGACAAGGACGAGATCGACCGCCGCGTCGAGAAGGCGTCGGACATCGTTCAGCTGGAGGGGATGCTGGACCGCATGCCGGACGAGATGTCGGGCGGCCAGCGCCAGCGCGTCGCCATCGCCCGCGCCATCGTCCGGGAGCCGGACGTGTTCCTCATGGACGAACCGCTCGCCAACCTCGACGCGAAGCTCCGCGTCCACATGCGGACGGAACTGCAGCGCCTGCACAAGGAACTGGACACGACGATCATCTACGTCACCCACGACCAGGCGGAGGCGATGACCATGGCCGACCGCATCGCGGTGCTGGACGCCGGCGAACTCCAGCAGATCGACCCGCCGCTGACCTGCTACAACGAGCCGTCGAACCTGTTCGTCGCCGGGTTCATCGGGTCGCCCTCGATGAACTTCATGAGCGGCACCATCACCGACACGGGACTGGAGACGGAGTACTTCGACCTCGATTTCGACCCGGCGACGGTCGACGGCATCGCGGCCGGGCAGGACGTCACGATGGGGATCCGCCCGGAGGACGTGTACCCGATCGACACCGCGGGATCGCTCCCGGAGCCGACGAAGCGTATCGGCGCGACCACCGACGTCCTCGAGCCGATGGGCGACGAGATATTCGTCTACCTCCTGCTCGGCGACGGCGACGCGTCGATGGACATGGAGGGCCGCGGCGCCGGCCAGCTGCTGATGAGCGTCGACCCGGACTCCGACGTCCACGAGGAGGAGGACATCGAGGTCGTGCTCGACCGGTCGAAGGTCCACCTGTTCGACTCGGGCACCGGCGAGGCGATCATCCACGGAATGCCGTCGCGACAGGTCACCGGCGAGCGCGCCGGCCGGGAGACCGGTGAGACCGGGGGTGACGTCTGA
- a CDS encoding Gfo/Idh/MocA family protein, with amino-acid sequence MSENTSARVGIIGLGNIGQYHVDRLRELGANVVGGMDIDAEAREQFTATYGIAAYDDHHELFEVADAVIITTPNKFHEEYATDALEAGIDVLLEKPLAHSMESAERIAAAAEEADAFCMAGFNNRFASPVEVIKGHQQKGRFGEVRHVEANYIRRRGIPGRGSWFTSKEVAGGGSLIDIGVHAIDLALYFLDFPEVVEVSGQTRAQFGDREEYSFIEMWGEDIGPEGFDVDDSASAFIRCANGATVSLESAWATNRTNNQDFILRGTEAGAKFDKANGDLTIYESSGVGTDHLTDTQVETRPNDAHKAEQEAFLAAVKAGEAPDRNTMDQALTVQRVIDAIYRSSEENRAVQLRAADEVQAD; translated from the coding sequence ATGAGCGAGAATACGTCGGCCCGGGTCGGGATCATCGGGCTGGGGAACATCGGTCAGTATCACGTCGACCGGCTCCGCGAACTCGGCGCGAACGTGGTCGGCGGCATGGACATCGACGCCGAGGCCCGCGAGCAGTTCACGGCGACGTACGGTATCGCCGCCTACGACGACCACCACGAGCTGTTCGAGGTGGCCGACGCGGTCATCATCACCACGCCGAACAAGTTCCACGAGGAGTACGCGACCGACGCGCTCGAGGCCGGGATCGACGTGCTGCTGGAGAAGCCGCTCGCGCACTCGATGGAGAGCGCCGAGCGCATCGCCGCCGCCGCCGAGGAGGCCGACGCGTTCTGCATGGCCGGGTTCAACAACCGGTTCGCGAGCCCCGTCGAGGTCATCAAGGGCCACCAGCAGAAGGGCCGGTTCGGCGAGGTCCGCCACGTCGAGGCGAACTACATCCGCCGCCGGGGGATCCCCGGTCGCGGGTCGTGGTTCACGTCGAAGGAGGTCGCCGGCGGCGGGTCGCTGATCGACATCGGCGTCCACGCGATCGACCTCGCGCTGTACTTCCTCGATTTCCCCGAGGTCGTCGAGGTCTCGGGCCAGACCCGCGCCCAGTTCGGCGACCGCGAGGAGTACTCCTTCATCGAGATGTGGGGGGAGGACATCGGCCCTGAAGGGTTCGACGTCGACGACTCCGCCAGCGCGTTCATCCGCTGCGCGAACGGAGCGACGGTCTCGCTCGAGTCCGCGTGGGCGACGAATCGCACGAACAACCAGGACTTCATCCTCCGGGGCACCGAGGCCGGCGCCAAGTTCGACAAGGCGAACGGCGACCTCACCATCTACGAGTCCAGCGGCGTCGGGACGGACCACCTGACCGACACGCAGGTCGAGACCCGCCCCAACGACGCGCACAAGGCCGAGCAGGAGGCGTTCCTCGCGGCCGTCAAGGCCGGCGAGGCGCCCGACCGCAACACCATGGACCAGGCGCTGACCGTCCAGCGCGTCATCGACGCCATCTACCGCTCCAGCGAGGAGAACCGCGCCGTCCAGCTCCGGGCGGCCGACGAAGTACAGGCCGACTGA